The following proteins come from a genomic window of Lolium rigidum isolate FL_2022 chromosome 5, APGP_CSIRO_Lrig_0.1, whole genome shotgun sequence:
- the LOC124654181 gene encoding uncharacterized protein LOC124654181 isoform X1 — translation MDRRAASQGDYDEQDRRVKGAEVFVGGLPRSATEGTLREIFSPCGEIVDLRIMKDQNGVSKGFGFVRFADRECAHIAKRQKNGIELQGKRLAVDLSMDQDTLFFGNLCKEWSAEEFEELIYKTFKDVLSVDLAMASNLDSSASRRRVNRGFAFVRFSSHGAAARVLRIGSRTDFLLGGILHPAINWAERESNVDADEMAKIKTAFVGNLPANANEDYLKKLFGRFGEVMRVAVSRKGQYPVGFIHFSSRSELDNAIKEMDGKTVSGPDRGPSFKIQVTVARPAVENDNKRGREEVKTRRSDVSRDKPDYSHGRYGHDSLHRQTKAPRLSNMVSDVTDPYEAAVNSLPSAVKELLLRILRLGIGTSYDIDIYCIKSLNELPESGAVAVLNQFLITGADKRNKGEYFASLIAKRKVEAFGVAHISQDTYFPRNPEMQTKRYRNQDYDYTASGSSRYSSLGDYSSSSYVDDPIVSHSRRYAEERPTVVRYPEPRLRQEEISHEPRQNTGRHLDRRYTQEQSYNERSVHEPRKDTGRHLDGRYVHEPSYTERSAHEPRQDTGSRHLERRYTQEQSYTHERPAEEAVFPRERRVLSAAGYTTNTGQEFNSRSSAEYSAEQQQMRFDPFTGEPYKFDPFTGEPIRPGASLRRSGSLY, via the exons ATG GATAGGAGGGCGGCGTCGCAGGGGGACTATGACGAGCAAG ATCGCCGGGTGAAAGGTGCTGAGGTGTTCGTCGGCGGGTTGCCGCGGTCGGCGACTGAGGGGACGCTCCGAGAG ATATTTTCTCCTTGTGGTGAGATTGTTGACTTGCGCATAATGAAGGATCAGAATGGTGTTTCCAAG GGATTTGGGTTTGTGCGATTTGCTGATAGGGAGTGTGCTCATATTGCTAAAAGGCAAAAGAATGGCATTGAG CTTCAAGGAAAGAGACTTGCTGTTGATCTTTCCATGGATCAGGATACTCTCTTCTTTGGAAATCTTTGCAAAG AATGGAGTGCCGAAGAATTTGAAGAATTGATTTATAAG aCATTCAAAGATGTCTTATCGGTTGACCTTGCAATGGCTTCAAATCTGGATTCTTCAGCAAGCAGAAGACGTGTAAATCGAGGCTTTGCATTTGTGCGATTTTCTTCTCATGGC GCTGCAGCACGTGTACTCCGCATTGGTTCCAGAACAGATTTTCTGCTTGGTGGTATTTTGCATCCTGCAATAAATTGGGCTGAGAGGGAATCTAATGTGGATGCTGATGAAATGGCCAAG ATTAAGACTGCTTTTGTTGGTAATCTACCAGCAAATGCTAATGAGGACTATCTGAAAAAGCTTTTTGGACGTTTTGGAGAG GTAATGCGGGTTGCGGTCTCAAGGAAAGGACAATACCCAGTTGGATTCATTCACTTCAGCAGTCGTTCA GAGCTTGACAATGCAATAAAAGAAATGGATGGTAAAACAGTCAGCGGACCTGACCGAGGACCATCTTTCAAGATACAG GTTACAGTTGCTCGACCTGCAGTAGAGAACGATAATAAGAGAGGCCGCGAAGAGGTGAAAACTAGAAGATCAGATGTTTCAAGGGACAAgccagattattctcatggcagatATGGACATGATTCGCTTCATCGTCAAACCAAAGCTCCAAGGCTATCGAACATG GTGTCTGATGTCACCGACCCCTATGAAGCAGCTGTTAATTCACTACCTTCAGCCGTCAAGGAACTCTTACTTCGTATTTTGCGTCTTGGGATTGGCACTTCATATGAC ATTGACATCTATTGCATAAAGAGCCTAAATGAGCTTCCTGAGTCAGGTGCTGTTGCCGTCCTTAATCAG TTTTTGATAACAGGTGCCGATAAACGAAATAAAGGAGAATATTTCGCTTCATTAATTGCTAAG CGCAAGGTTGAGGCTTTTGGCGTAGCACACATCTCGCAGGATACTTATTTTCCCAGAAATCCTGAAATGCAAACCAAGCGGTACCGAAATCAAGATTATGATTACACCGCATCCGG GAGCAGTAGATACAGTTCCCTAGGTGATTATTCTTCCTCATCTTATGTTGATGACCCAATAGTGTCTCATTCAAGAAGGTATGCGGAAGAAAGACCCACTGTTGTAAGATACCCAGAGCCAAGGCTGCGGCAAGAGGAAATATCGCATGAACCAAGACAGAACACCGGAAGGCATCTAGACCGAAGATACACGCAAGAACAGAGTTACAATGAAAGATCAGTGCATGAACCCAGGAAGGACACCGGAAGGCATCTGGATGGTAGATATGTACATGAACCGAGCTATACTGAAAGGTCAGCACATGAACCGAGACAGGACACTGGGAGCCGGCATCTAGAGCGAAGATACACACAAGAACAGAGTTACACACATGAAAGACCAGCCGAAGAAGCTGTTTTTCCTAGGGAAAGGAGAGTGTTATCTGCTGCAGGGTACACCACAAACACAGGCCAAGAATTCAACTCCAGGTCTTCTGCTGAATATTCTGCTGAACAGCAGCAAATGAGGTTTGATCCCTTCACGGGCGAGCCTTACAAGTTTGACCCCTTCACTGGGGAGCCCATCAGGCCTGGCGCAAGCCTGCGTCGCTCTGGTAGCTTATACTGA
- the LOC124654181 gene encoding uncharacterized protein LOC124654181 isoform X2: MDRRAASQGDYDEQDRRVKGAEVFVGGLPRSATEGTLREIFSPCGEIVDLRIMKDQNGVSKGFGFVRFADRECAHIAKRQKNGIELQGKRLAVDLSMDQDTLFFGNLCKEWSAEEFEELIYKTFKDVLSVDLAMASNLDSSASRRRVNRGFAFVRFSSHGAAARVLRIGSRTDFLLGGILHPAINWAERESNVDADEMAKIKTAFVGNLPANANEDYLKKLFGRFGEVMRVAVSRKGQYPVGFIHFSSRSELDNAIKEMDGKTVSGPDRGPSFKIQVTVARPAVENDNKRGREEVKTRRSDVSRDKPDYSHGRYGHDSLHRQTKAPRLSNMVSDVTDPYEAAVNSLPSAVKELLLRILRLGIGTSYDIDIYCIKSLNELPESGAVAVLNQFLITGADKRNKGEYFASLIAKRKVEAFGVAHISQDTYFPRNPEMQTKRYRNQDYDYTASGRYSSLGDYSSSSYVDDPIVSHSRRYAEERPTVVRYPEPRLRQEEISHEPRQNTGRHLDRRYTQEQSYNERSVHEPRKDTGRHLDGRYVHEPSYTERSAHEPRQDTGSRHLERRYTQEQSYTHERPAEEAVFPRERRVLSAAGYTTNTGQEFNSRSSAEYSAEQQQMRFDPFTGEPYKFDPFTGEPIRPGASLRRSGSLY, translated from the exons ATG GATAGGAGGGCGGCGTCGCAGGGGGACTATGACGAGCAAG ATCGCCGGGTGAAAGGTGCTGAGGTGTTCGTCGGCGGGTTGCCGCGGTCGGCGACTGAGGGGACGCTCCGAGAG ATATTTTCTCCTTGTGGTGAGATTGTTGACTTGCGCATAATGAAGGATCAGAATGGTGTTTCCAAG GGATTTGGGTTTGTGCGATTTGCTGATAGGGAGTGTGCTCATATTGCTAAAAGGCAAAAGAATGGCATTGAG CTTCAAGGAAAGAGACTTGCTGTTGATCTTTCCATGGATCAGGATACTCTCTTCTTTGGAAATCTTTGCAAAG AATGGAGTGCCGAAGAATTTGAAGAATTGATTTATAAG aCATTCAAAGATGTCTTATCGGTTGACCTTGCAATGGCTTCAAATCTGGATTCTTCAGCAAGCAGAAGACGTGTAAATCGAGGCTTTGCATTTGTGCGATTTTCTTCTCATGGC GCTGCAGCACGTGTACTCCGCATTGGTTCCAGAACAGATTTTCTGCTTGGTGGTATTTTGCATCCTGCAATAAATTGGGCTGAGAGGGAATCTAATGTGGATGCTGATGAAATGGCCAAG ATTAAGACTGCTTTTGTTGGTAATCTACCAGCAAATGCTAATGAGGACTATCTGAAAAAGCTTTTTGGACGTTTTGGAGAG GTAATGCGGGTTGCGGTCTCAAGGAAAGGACAATACCCAGTTGGATTCATTCACTTCAGCAGTCGTTCA GAGCTTGACAATGCAATAAAAGAAATGGATGGTAAAACAGTCAGCGGACCTGACCGAGGACCATCTTTCAAGATACAG GTTACAGTTGCTCGACCTGCAGTAGAGAACGATAATAAGAGAGGCCGCGAAGAGGTGAAAACTAGAAGATCAGATGTTTCAAGGGACAAgccagattattctcatggcagatATGGACATGATTCGCTTCATCGTCAAACCAAAGCTCCAAGGCTATCGAACATG GTGTCTGATGTCACCGACCCCTATGAAGCAGCTGTTAATTCACTACCTTCAGCCGTCAAGGAACTCTTACTTCGTATTTTGCGTCTTGGGATTGGCACTTCATATGAC ATTGACATCTATTGCATAAAGAGCCTAAATGAGCTTCCTGAGTCAGGTGCTGTTGCCGTCCTTAATCAG TTTTTGATAACAGGTGCCGATAAACGAAATAAAGGAGAATATTTCGCTTCATTAATTGCTAAG CGCAAGGTTGAGGCTTTTGGCGTAGCACACATCTCGCAGGATACTTATTTTCCCAGAAATCCTGAAATGCAAACCAAGCGGTACCGAAATCAAGATTATGATTACACCGCATCCGG TAGATACAGTTCCCTAGGTGATTATTCTTCCTCATCTTATGTTGATGACCCAATAGTGTCTCATTCAAGAAGGTATGCGGAAGAAAGACCCACTGTTGTAAGATACCCAGAGCCAAGGCTGCGGCAAGAGGAAATATCGCATGAACCAAGACAGAACACCGGAAGGCATCTAGACCGAAGATACACGCAAGAACAGAGTTACAATGAAAGATCAGTGCATGAACCCAGGAAGGACACCGGAAGGCATCTGGATGGTAGATATGTACATGAACCGAGCTATACTGAAAGGTCAGCACATGAACCGAGACAGGACACTGGGAGCCGGCATCTAGAGCGAAGATACACACAAGAACAGAGTTACACACATGAAAGACCAGCCGAAGAAGCTGTTTTTCCTAGGGAAAGGAGAGTGTTATCTGCTGCAGGGTACACCACAAACACAGGCCAAGAATTCAACTCCAGGTCTTCTGCTGAATATTCTGCTGAACAGCAGCAAATGAGGTTTGATCCCTTCACGGGCGAGCCTTACAAGTTTGACCCCTTCACTGGGGAGCCCATCAGGCCTGGCGCAAGCCTGCGTCGCTCTGGTAGCTTATACTGA